In Drosophila willistoni isolate 14030-0811.24 chromosome XR unlocalized genomic scaffold, UCI_dwil_1.1 Seg144, whole genome shotgun sequence, one DNA window encodes the following:
- the LOC6638791 gene encoding alpha-tubulin N-acetyltransferase 1 isoform X2: MVDFRFDIKPLFPQSIIKVTSNLLPHTFRGDRRQCLDATSKMSEIIDRLGQLSATSQGLSKPVTTAQRLRMSENQTIYLLADSNAGHNGAVIGLLKVGTKDLYLFDETGQTRKVEQAPSILDFYVHESRQRSGLGKRLFETMLKEEHWTPIKCSVDRPSEKLLAFLAKHYGLQRTIPQANNFVLYEGFFNNNNDNENGSNHSNSQSAANGHGNGLHITNSPNTQLFGATYLGDEANKRRGSQQQQTSSNVLLQQITQISPSGRYGAPRPTCSMAEIIHAGGSKNGSNKVAGGGGGVGGGGGVESSRIK, translated from the exons ATGGTGGATTTCCGTTTCGACATTAAACCGCTGTTTCCGCAGTCAATTATTAAAGTGACATCCAATCTCTTGCCGCACACCTTTCGCGGCGATCGGCGTCAGTGTTT AGATGCCACCTCAAAGATGTCGGAAATAATTGATAGATTGGGTCAATTATCGGCCACATCGCAGGGTTTAAGTAAGCCAGTGACCACAGCACAGCGTCTCAGAATGTCTGAGAATCAGACAATCTATCTGCTGGCAGATAGCAATGCTGGACACAA CGGTGCTGTTATTGGCCTTCTTAAAGTTGGCACCAAGGATCTCTATTTGTTCGATGAAACCGGTCAGACACGTAAAGTGGAGCAGGCTCCATCGATTCTCGATTTCTATGTCCATGAGTCGCGTCAACGTTCGGGCCTGGGCAAACGTCTCTTTGAGACTATGCTGAAAGAGGAACATTGGACCCCAATCAAATGTTCTGTGGATCGTCCATCTGAGAAacttttggcatttttggcCAAACATTATGGTCTACAGCGTACCATACCGCAAGCGAATAATTTTGTTCTATACGAGGGTTtctttaacaataataatgataatgaaaATGGTTCAAACCATTCCAATTCTCAATCTGCGGCCAATGGACATGGAAATGGCCTGCACATAACAAACAG TCCTAACACTCAACTATTTGGTGCTACTTATCTGGGCGATGAGGCTAACAAAAGACGTGGatcacagcaacaacagacTTCATCGAATGTTTTGTTGCAGCAAATAACACAGATCTCACCATCGGGACGCTATGGTGCACCGCGTCCCACATGCAGTATGGCGGAG ataATTCATGCTGGTGGCTCTAAGAATGGCAGCAACAAAGTTGCCGGTGGTGGAGGAGGAgtgggtggtggtggcggcgtCGAGTCAAGCAG AATCAAATAA
- the LOC6638790 gene encoding cleavage and polyadenylation specificity factor subunit 5 isoform X2 codes for MASTQVSNKSGSGWPRRGSQGQADASASNNGTQKYNNNQALTINRTINLYPLTNYTFGTKEPLFEKDPSVPSRFQRMREEFDRIGMRRSVEGVLLVHEHGLPHVLLLQLGTTFFKLPGGELNAGEDEVDGLKRLLSETLGRQDGVKQDWIVEDTIGNWWRPNFEPPQYPYIPPHITKPKEHKRLFLVQLHEKDDTDRNASYYDVP; via the exons ATGGCGTCCACACAAGTCTCAAATAAGTCGGGCAGCGGATGGCCCCGCCGTGGCAGTCAAGGCCAGGCGGATGCCTCGGCCAGCAATAATGGCACgcaaaaatataataacaaTCAGGCTCTAACCATAAATCGTACAATCAATCT TTATCCTTTGACCAATTACACATTTGGCACCAAGGAGCCGCTATTTGAAAAGGATCCATCGGTGCCATCGCGTTTTCAACGAATGCGCGAGGAATTCGATCGCATTGGGATGCGACGATCCGTTGAGGGTGTTTTATTAGTCCATGAACATGGTTTGCCGCATGTCCTGCTTTTGCAATTGGGCACAACATTCTTTAAATTGCCTGGCGGTGAACTAAATGCCGGCGAAGATGAGGTCGATGGCCTAAAGAGATTACTTTCCGAG ACGCTGGGTCGTCAGGATGGTGTCAAGCAGGACTGGATTGTTGAGGACACCATTGGCAATTGGTGGCGTCCCAATTTCGAGCCTCCGCAATATCCCTACATTCCGCCCCATATAACAAAACCCAAAGAGCATAAGCGTCTCTTTCTTGTACAGCTGCATGAAAAGG ATGATACGGACAGGAACGCCAGTTACTACGATGTACCCTGA
- the LOC6638791 gene encoding alpha-tubulin N-acetyltransferase 1 isoform X1 yields MVDFRFDIKPLFPQSIIKVTSNLLPHTFRGDRRQCLDATSKMSEIIDRLGQLSATSQGLSKPVTTAQRLRMSENQTIYLLADSNAGHNGAVIGLLKVGTKDLYLFDETGQTRKVEQAPSILDFYVHESRQRSGLGKRLFETMLKEEHWTPIKCSVDRPSEKLLAFLAKHYGLQRTIPQANNFVLYEGFFNNNNDNENGSNHSNSQSAANGHGNGLHITNSPNTQLFGATYLGDEANKRRGSQQQQTSSNVLLQQITQISPSGRYGAPRPTCSMAEIIHAGGSKNGSNKVAGGGGGVGGGGGVESSSGGHDLAELAAQLQMHDPEPEIHVSQLQPELDPEPEEEPEDELEEIPPSPLPPTPPRKAHTPTPPSVRSPEAAESIIGDNRKPPAFQLSKQHTGMKNRSFGVGMAVMPSSKMEFNQLEREDFGVVKINRPPGHELTSPGQDNTDAMSTVSGANGAGGLTDQGYYDLKFYHNKLW; encoded by the exons ATGGTGGATTTCCGTTTCGACATTAAACCGCTGTTTCCGCAGTCAATTATTAAAGTGACATCCAATCTCTTGCCGCACACCTTTCGCGGCGATCGGCGTCAGTGTTT AGATGCCACCTCAAAGATGTCGGAAATAATTGATAGATTGGGTCAATTATCGGCCACATCGCAGGGTTTAAGTAAGCCAGTGACCACAGCACAGCGTCTCAGAATGTCTGAGAATCAGACAATCTATCTGCTGGCAGATAGCAATGCTGGACACAA CGGTGCTGTTATTGGCCTTCTTAAAGTTGGCACCAAGGATCTCTATTTGTTCGATGAAACCGGTCAGACACGTAAAGTGGAGCAGGCTCCATCGATTCTCGATTTCTATGTCCATGAGTCGCGTCAACGTTCGGGCCTGGGCAAACGTCTCTTTGAGACTATGCTGAAAGAGGAACATTGGACCCCAATCAAATGTTCTGTGGATCGTCCATCTGAGAAacttttggcatttttggcCAAACATTATGGTCTACAGCGTACCATACCGCAAGCGAATAATTTTGTTCTATACGAGGGTTtctttaacaataataatgataatgaaaATGGTTCAAACCATTCCAATTCTCAATCTGCGGCCAATGGACATGGAAATGGCCTGCACATAACAAACAG TCCTAACACTCAACTATTTGGTGCTACTTATCTGGGCGATGAGGCTAACAAAAGACGTGGatcacagcaacaacagacTTCATCGAATGTTTTGTTGCAGCAAATAACACAGATCTCACCATCGGGACGCTATGGTGCACCGCGTCCCACATGCAGTATGGCGGAG ataATTCATGCTGGTGGCTCTAAGAATGGCAGCAACAAAGTTGCCGGTGGTGGAGGAGGAgtgggtggtggtggcggcgtCGAGTCAAGCAG CGGCGGCCATGACTTGGCAGAACTAGCAGCCCAATTGCAGATGCATGATCCAGAACCCGAAATTCACGTATCTCAACTTCAACCCGAGCTTGACCCAGAGCCAGAGGAAGAACCAGAGGATGAGCTGGAGGAGATACCACCATCTCCATTGCCGCCAACACCGCCGCGGAAGGCCCACACACCGACACCGCCGTCGGTACGTTCGCCGGAGGCTGCGGAGAGCATCATTGGGGATAATCGTAAGCCACCGGCATTCCAATTGTCCAAACAACACACTGGCATGAAGAATCGCTCTTTTGGTGTGGGCATGGCTGTTATGCCCAGCAGTAAAATGGAATTCAATCAATTGGAACGTGAAGATTTCGGTGTGGTTAAAATAAATCGTCCGCCCGGACATGAATTAACCTCACCGGGTCAAGATAACACAGATGCCATGTCCACAGTATCGGGTGCCAATGGTGCTGGAGGATTAACCGATCAGGGTTATTATGATCTCAAGTTCTATCACAATAAATTGTggtaa
- the LOC26529875 gene encoding mediator of RNA polymerase II transcription subunit 15 isoform X1 — translation MMDPRRGAARQNANAASKTSVAQQSRHVHHQPTAAATNVGHKFGGSEVSLSPSQAKKDVENPRKSPLDALSRGSNLRQDPFERRSGLQDVDEAFLSNNAFARPSRVRHSGLEIGMANATMPQPGGGVGAAAPPTMTTMRMPGGQEQQQQQQPPLQQSIPPMNAVPSQHQQQQPQYVQPPAAGQPTRLEPAPTGRAHVHQQAAYEQQQQQQQMQQQQQQMQQQQQQQQQMQQQQQQQQQQEAMYAQQQQQAAAQSQQAQQQQGYPAQQPIGGGTTNANQNAAAAAASGNNGGAGGAAPPPDAEMCTTCPNCQTTIYLVRSPELGHGDAGSPVQ, via the exons ATGATGGATCCAAGACGTGGAGCCGCACGCCAGAACGCTAATGCTGCCTCTAAGACCAGTGTGGCG CAGCAGTCACGCCATGTCCACCATCAGCCAACAGCAGCGGCAACCAATGTTGGCCATAAGTTTGGCGGCAGCGAGGTCAGCTTGAGTCCCAGTCAGGCCAAAAAAGATGTCGAAAAT CCACGCAAGAGTCCTTTGGATGCCTTGAGTCGTGGCAGCAATTTGCGCCAGGATCCCTTTGAGCGACGCTCTGGGTTGCAGGATGTAGATGAGGCCTTCTTGTCTAACAATGCATTTGCACGTCCCTCACGTGTACGCCATTCAGGCTTGGAAATTGGTATGGCAAATGCCACAATGCCACAGCCGGGAGGAGGGGTAGGAGCCGCTGCTCCACCTACCATGACAACCATGCGTATGCCCGGTGGacaagagcagcagcagcagcagcagccaccacTGCAACAATCGATTCCACCGATGAATGCTGTGCCCTcccagcaccagcagcaacagccacaATATGTGCAGCCTCCAGCTGCCGGGCAGCCCACACGCCTTGAGCCGGCACCCACAGGACGTGCTCATGTGCATCAACAGGCTGCCtatgagcagcagcagcagcagcaacaaatgcagcagcagcagcaacagatgcagcaacagcaacaacaacaacaacagatgcaacagcagcagcagcagcaacaacagcaggaaGCTATGTAtgcacaacaacagcaacaagcaGCGGCTCAGTCTCAACAGGCTCAACAGCAGCAGGgctat CCTGCCCAGCAACCAATTGGCGGTGGCACAACCAATGCTAATCAAAATGCTGCGGCAGCGGCTGCTTCTGGCAATAATGGCGGAGCTGGTGGTGCTGCTCCCCCACCGGATGCTGAAATGTGCACCACTTGTCCCAATTGCCAAACAACCATCTATTTGGTACGCTCCCCCGAGCTGGGACACGGTGATGCTGGTTCCCCAGTGCAATAA
- the LOC6638792 gene encoding phosphoserine phosphatase → MSSSVLSLARPPPTVLAAKQLNCNGNGSIPIPTVAANPSAATAATPPKQVQLAAKIIQQSQIVCFDVDSTVICEEGIDELADYCGKGSEVARVTKEAMGGTMTFQNALQIRLNIIKPSQQQVQDFIRERPSTLTRNVKRFVNQLKADGKQVYLISGGFDCLIAPVANELGIPLTQLYANKMLFDYQGAYDSFDINQPTSRSGGKAEAINLIRQQHNADALITMIGDGATDLEAVPPADHFIGFGGNVVRPEVYRRAQYYVTDFEQLIGGGGQ, encoded by the coding sequence ATGAGCAGCTCAGTACTTAGCCTGGCACGTCCTCCGCCAACAGTTTTAGCCGCCAAGCAATTGAATTGTAATGGCAACGGCTCCATACCAATTCCAACAGTTGCGGCCAATCCTTCAGCTGCCACGGCTGCCACACCACCCAAACAGGTTCAATTGGCTGCCAAAATCATTCAGCAATCGCAAATTGTTTGCTTCGATGTCGACTCCACAGTCATTTGTGAAGAGGGTATCGATGAGCTGGCTGATTATTGTGGCAAAGGTAGCGAAGTGGCACGTGTCACCAAGGAGGCAATGGGCGGCACTATGACCTTCCAGAATGCCCTCCAAATACGTTTGAATATCATAAAGCCATCGCAGCAGCAAGTCCAGGATTTCATACGCGAACGTCCCAGTACTCTTACCCGAAATGTGAAACGTTTTGTCAATCAATTGAAGGCAGATGGCAAGCAGGTTTATCTCATATCCGGCGGTTTTGATTGCCTAATTGCACCTGTCGCAAACGAACTTGGCATACCACTCACTCAGCTGTATGCCAATAAAATGCTGTTCGACTATCAGGGCGCATACGATAGCTTTGATATCAATCAGCCCACATCTCGGTCTGGCGGCAAAGCGGAGGCCATCAACCTGATTAGGCAGCAACATAATGCGGACGCTCTGATTACAATGATTGGTGATGGTGCCACCGATTTGGAGGCTGTCCCACCGGCAGATCATTTTATTGGTTTTGGTGGCAATGTTGTCAGGCCCGAAGTCTATCGACGCGCTCAGTATTACGTAACGGACTTTGAGCAGCTGATTGGAGGTGGCGGCCAATAG
- the LOC6638790 gene encoding cleavage and polyadenylation specificity factor subunit 5 isoform X1, whose protein sequence is MASTQVSNKSGSGWPRRGSQGQADASASNNGTQKYNNNQALTINRTINLYPLTNYTFGTKEPLFEKDPSVPSRFQRMREEFDRIGMRRSVEGVLLVHEHGLPHVLLLQLGTTFFKLPGGELNAGEDEVDGLKRLLSETLGRQDGVKQDWIVEDTIGNWWRPNFEPPQYPYIPPHITKPKEHKRLFLVQLHEKALFAVPKNYKLVAAPLFELYDNSQGYGPIISSLPQALCRFNFIYM, encoded by the exons ATGGCGTCCACACAAGTCTCAAATAAGTCGGGCAGCGGATGGCCCCGCCGTGGCAGTCAAGGCCAGGCGGATGCCTCGGCCAGCAATAATGGCACgcaaaaatataataacaaTCAGGCTCTAACCATAAATCGTACAATCAATCT TTATCCTTTGACCAATTACACATTTGGCACCAAGGAGCCGCTATTTGAAAAGGATCCATCGGTGCCATCGCGTTTTCAACGAATGCGCGAGGAATTCGATCGCATTGGGATGCGACGATCCGTTGAGGGTGTTTTATTAGTCCATGAACATGGTTTGCCGCATGTCCTGCTTTTGCAATTGGGCACAACATTCTTTAAATTGCCTGGCGGTGAACTAAATGCCGGCGAAGATGAGGTCGATGGCCTAAAGAGATTACTTTCCGAG ACGCTGGGTCGTCAGGATGGTGTCAAGCAGGACTGGATTGTTGAGGACACCATTGGCAATTGGTGGCGTCCCAATTTCGAGCCTCCGCAATATCCCTACATTCCGCCCCATATAACAAAACCCAAAGAGCATAAGCGTCTCTTTCTTGTACAGCTGCATGAAAAGG CACTTTTTGCTGTGCCCAAAAATTATAAGCTTGTTGCTGCCCCATTATTCGAGCTATATGACAACTCACAAGGCTATGGACCCATAATTTCATCCCTGCCGCAAGCGCTATGCAG atTCAATTTCATCTATATGTAA
- the LOC26529875 gene encoding phospholipase D A isoform X2, whose protein sequence is MMDPRRGAARQNANAASKTSVAQSRHVHHQPTAAATNVGHKFGGSEVSLSPSQAKKDVENPRKSPLDALSRGSNLRQDPFERRSGLQDVDEAFLSNNAFARPSRVRHSGLEIGMANATMPQPGGGVGAAAPPTMTTMRMPGGQEQQQQQQPPLQQSIPPMNAVPSQHQQQQPQYVQPPAAGQPTRLEPAPTGRAHVHQQAAYEQQQQQQQMQQQQQQMQQQQQQQQQMQQQQQQQQQQEAMYAQQQQQAAAQSQQAQQQQGYPAQQPIGGGTTNANQNAAAAAASGNNGGAGGAAPPPDAEMCTTCPNCQTTIYLVRSPELGHGDAGSPVQ, encoded by the exons ATGATGGATCCAAGACGTGGAGCCGCACGCCAGAACGCTAATGCTGCCTCTAAGACCAGTGTGGCG CAGTCACGCCATGTCCACCATCAGCCAACAGCAGCGGCAACCAATGTTGGCCATAAGTTTGGCGGCAGCGAGGTCAGCTTGAGTCCCAGTCAGGCCAAAAAAGATGTCGAAAAT CCACGCAAGAGTCCTTTGGATGCCTTGAGTCGTGGCAGCAATTTGCGCCAGGATCCCTTTGAGCGACGCTCTGGGTTGCAGGATGTAGATGAGGCCTTCTTGTCTAACAATGCATTTGCACGTCCCTCACGTGTACGCCATTCAGGCTTGGAAATTGGTATGGCAAATGCCACAATGCCACAGCCGGGAGGAGGGGTAGGAGCCGCTGCTCCACCTACCATGACAACCATGCGTATGCCCGGTGGacaagagcagcagcagcagcagcagccaccacTGCAACAATCGATTCCACCGATGAATGCTGTGCCCTcccagcaccagcagcaacagccacaATATGTGCAGCCTCCAGCTGCCGGGCAGCCCACACGCCTTGAGCCGGCACCCACAGGACGTGCTCATGTGCATCAACAGGCTGCCtatgagcagcagcagcagcagcaacaaatgcagcagcagcagcaacagatgcagcaacagcaacaacaacaacaacagatgcaacagcagcagcagcagcaacaacagcaggaaGCTATGTAtgcacaacaacagcaacaagcaGCGGCTCAGTCTCAACAGGCTCAACAGCAGCAGGgctat CCTGCCCAGCAACCAATTGGCGGTGGCACAACCAATGCTAATCAAAATGCTGCGGCAGCGGCTGCTTCTGGCAATAATGGCGGAGCTGGTGGTGCTGCTCCCCCACCGGATGCTGAAATGTGCACCACTTGTCCCAATTGCCAAACAACCATCTATTTGGTACGCTCCCCCGAGCTGGGACACGGTGATGCTGGTTCCCCAGTGCAATAA
- the LOC6638690 gene encoding actin-related protein 5 yields the protein MAKRILIIDNGSYECRVGWQNSKEPELRFRNVLTKPRKDRKKEKNGTGDAGGNPPATADASSSALLAEGPAEIQVGNDITNIEAVRAHLKSPFERNVITNWNHQEQIFDYVFTKMGFEGSTSIDHPIVLTEALANPSFCRQQMSELLFECYGVPGVSYGIDALYSWEHYQQQQPKRGRDGLIISFGYSTTHVIPVLDGQLQLEHVRRLNVGGYHIITYLFRLMQMKYPVHLNAITISRMEKLVHEHCHVATDYREELVKWSRMDYYEDHIMKIQLPYNPVTASNALLTAEQKQEKRRELAMRLLEIKNRREREKMQEDEQQLQHFTKLRELYEQQKLQKFERALEQQQIKSLEELDELILTIKGRIQRIKKRPPTVPRSSKQDRMAKPPEGVSQEDWLNELRAKREKLLQRKQTRQQQRQEQAKRHTHAAQERMRIISSLARHEKRRKQPNGEEEDDGFGMNDNDWDVYKRINRYNDDSDSDADTEQLLEYEKILGHYDPNFDEAQPDGQTSQQSAAENYQLHFGVESIRVSEILFQPSMIGCSEAGLAELIDFVLKLFPADKQQRLVQHVYLTGGCAQFRGLKERLAKELLAMRPFQSTFEIYESPEPILSPWLGACLQARDSNFSRIMTTRKMYQEYGSNYFQSHRSSNPYYPTPKE from the coding sequence ATGGCAAAGCGGATTTTGATCATCGACAATGGCTCGTATGAGTGCCGTGTGGGTTGGCAGAACAGCAAAGAGCCGGAATTACGTTTCCGCAATGTCTTAACAAAACCACGCAAGGACCGAAAGAAGGAGAAGAATGGAACGGGTGACGCTGGTGGTAatccaccagcaacagcagatgCCTCATCATCCGCCTTGTTAGCAGAGGGGCCAGCTGAAATTCAGGTGGGCAATGATATTACCAATATCGAGGCCGTTCGTGCTCATCTCAAATCACCTTTCGAACGCAATGTGATCACCAATTGGAATCATCAGGAGCAGATTTTTGATTATGTCTTTACAAAAATGGGATTTGAGGGTTCCACAAGTATTGATCATCCCATTGTGCTAACAGAGGCCTTGGCCAATCCCAGCTTTTGTCGTCAGCAGATGAGCGAACTACTTTTCGAATGCTACGGAGTGCCGGGAGTCTCCTATGGTATTGATGCCCTCTACAGTTGGGAACActatcagcagcagcagccaaagcGTGGCAGGGATGGCCTCATCATAAGCTTTGGCTATAGCACAACGCATGTTATACCAGTCCTTGATGGCCAATTGCAGTTGGAGCATGTGCGTCGACTGAATGTGGGTGGCTATCACATCATTACGTATCTGTTCCGACTTATGCAAATGAAATATCCCGTCCATCTAAACGCCATCACCATAAGCCGCATGGAAAAGTTGGTCCACGAGCATTGCCATGTGGCCACGGATTATCGTGAAGAGCTAGTTAAATGGTCGCGCATGGACTACTACGAAGATCATATAATGAAAATCCAATTGCCTTATAATCCCGTCACTGCCTCAAATGCCTTGCTAACGGCCGAACAGAAGCAGGAGAAACGTCGCGAATTGGCCATGCGGCTGTTGGAGATTAAGAATCGTCGCGAACGCGAGAAAATGCAGGAGGATGAGCAACAGTTACAGCATTTCACTAAACTCCGGGAACTTTATGAGCAGCAGAAGCTGCAGAAATTTGAACGTGCCCTGGAGCAGCAACAGATCAAAAGTCTAGAAGAGTTGGATGAGCTTATCCTAACCATTAAAGGACGCATTCAAAGGATCAAAAAACGCCCGCCAACAGTGCCACGTTCCAGCAAACAGGACAGAATGGCTAAACCACCGGAAGGTGTATCCCAGGAGGACTGGCTCAATGAATTGCGGGCCAAGCGAGAGAAGCTGTTGCAACGCAAGCAGACacgacagcagcagcgacaGGAGCAGGCCAAACGGCATACACATGCTGCCCAGGAGCGCATGAGGATTATCTCGTCTCTGGCCCGGCACGAAAAGCGCCGCAAGCAACCGAATGGCGAGGAGGAGGACGATGGTTTCGGCATGAATGACAACGATTGGGATGTCTACAAGCGTATAAATCGCTATAACGATGACTCCGACTCAGATGCGGATACCGAACAGCTACTTGAGTATGAGAAAATTCTGGGCCACTACGATCCCAACTTTGATGAGGCCCAACCGGATGGTCAGACATCTCAGCAGAGCGCTGCAGAAAATTATCAGCTGCACTTTGGCGTAGAGAGCATTCGGGTGTCTGAGATTCTCTTTCAGCCCAGCATGATCGGTTGCTCTGAAGCCGGTCTGGCGGAGCTAATAGATTTCGTTCTCAAACTATTTCCCGCGGATAAGCAACAACGACTGGTGCAACATGTCTACTTGACGGGCGGATGTGCTCAATTTCGTGGTCTCAAGGAGCGTCTGGCCAAGGAATTGTTAGCGATGCGTCCGTTTCAGTCCacttttgaaatttatgaGTCGCCCGAGCCGATCTTAAGCCCTTGGCTAGGTGCCTGCCTACAGGCCCGTGATTCAAACTTTTCGCGCATTATGACCACACGTAAAATGTACCAGGAATATGGCAGCAATTATTTCCAATCTCATCGATCTAGCAATCCTTATTATCCTACACCAAAAGaataa